One segment of Exiguobacterium aurantiacum DSM 6208 DNA contains the following:
- a CDS encoding STM4504/CBY_0614 family protein: MLFSKRNNQKEIEIFPYDNTLPDRLRKQIYHLLVDVYQIETGHGYNTSSNALYRLNQPMLFAEVRQYICAEHGLLDFSDAPGCGSDPSNSIQSCIMFLLDCKESDWVVDMIELLFKIAVDYRLAGPKTIETLNMRFRENGVGLEFVEDQFIKIDSTLLHMEAIKPALLLMHNAQFAGPLDEYLEAHGQYRDGDNKAAITSAAKAFESTMKTICQANGWSTGKGTAAALIQTLFDNAFLPSYYQTQLTSLRATLDGLPTVRNNNTGHGQGATIVNTPDYLTQYALNLAGANITFLIKIYNESQK; this comes from the coding sequence ATGCTCTTTTCAAAGCGAAACAACCAAAAAGAAATTGAGATATTTCCTTATGACAATACTCTACCCGACCGTCTTCGAAAGCAAATCTATCATTTATTGGTGGATGTTTATCAGATTGAAACTGGTCATGGTTATAACACATCATCCAACGCATTGTACCGTTTAAACCAACCTATGCTATTTGCAGAAGTTCGACAATACATTTGTGCTGAACATGGTCTTCTTGATTTTTCTGATGCTCCTGGTTGCGGAAGCGATCCCAGTAATTCTATTCAATCCTGTATAATGTTCTTATTAGATTGCAAAGAAAGTGACTGGGTCGTCGATATGATTGAGCTACTCTTTAAAATCGCTGTTGATTACCGTTTAGCTGGACCCAAAACGATTGAGACCTTGAACATGAGATTCCGAGAGAACGGAGTCGGACTAGAATTTGTGGAGGACCAATTCATCAAAATTGACTCTACCTTACTCCATATGGAGGCAATTAAGCCAGCACTCCTACTCATGCATAACGCCCAATTCGCAGGACCTTTGGATGAATATTTAGAGGCACATGGACAATACCGTGACGGTGACAATAAAGCTGCCATCACTTCCGCCGCCAAGGCGTTCGAGAGCACGATGAAAACCATTTGCCAAGCCAATGGGTGGTCGACAGGAAAGGGAACAGCCGCCGCACTCATTCAGACACTTTTCGACAATGCGTTCCTTCCAAGCTATTATCAAACCCAGCTTACCTCACTTCGGGCGACGCTGGATGGACTGCCAACAGTCAGAAACAATAACACAGGACACGGTCAGGGGGCGACGATTGTCAATACCCCGGATTACCTGACCCAATACGCTCTCAACCTAGCTGGGGCGAACATAACCTTTTTGATTAAAATATATAACGAATCTCAGAAATA
- a CDS encoding murein hydrolase activator EnvC family protein has product MKKIIASTLLGVMLVQSASPSYALNLTEKQKNIQQKQAQNSTEQRKANTSIQQREQDITLEEQKLNDLESELQDIINEVTQKKAEIRTTQKKIAQIQTQIKEFQKKMSSQKTLMEERMVTMQKNGGSSINWAEFIFGSKDFGDLVSRMITAGTIQENDQELFKEYQSTKNKLQIAKAELDTEKDKLISQKEELENSQKKLNGKIKVRAAQIKKLEAEKIQFTSKLVSLQQMESTLQEQEKSIQAEIEAQRLEEQAKIRTKEAARKAAEAKSAEKNEISENKASLEKSPNSEKVVNTSKTTDSLASPTSGGVFQRPTSGIVTQGWGPAGGANGYSFHNALDTAGPVGTPIMAAQTGTVTRAGWGGPYGNHVIITHVIGGQVWTTLYAHMSSLSVSAGQRVTRGQNIGAMGSTGNSTGSHLHFEVHRGNYSYSATSAGNTVNPSQFF; this is encoded by the coding sequence ATGAAAAAAATTATAGCTTCAACTTTACTTGGTGTTATGTTAGTTCAAAGCGCATCCCCTTCTTACGCTTTAAACTTGACTGAAAAACAAAAAAATATCCAGCAGAAGCAAGCGCAAAATTCTACAGAGCAACGTAAAGCTAATACGTCAATTCAGCAGCGTGAACAAGATATCACACTCGAAGAACAGAAACTGAATGACTTGGAATCCGAGTTACAGGATATTATCAATGAGGTCACCCAGAAGAAGGCTGAAATTCGGACAACCCAAAAGAAAATTGCTCAGATTCAAACTCAAATTAAAGAATTCCAGAAAAAAATGAGCTCTCAAAAGACATTGATGGAAGAACGCATGGTCACGATGCAAAAAAACGGTGGTTCTTCTATAAACTGGGCTGAATTTATTTTTGGTTCAAAAGACTTTGGTGATCTGGTTTCACGCATGATCACCGCAGGGACGATTCAAGAAAATGATCAAGAACTTTTCAAAGAATATCAATCAACAAAAAATAAGCTTCAAATTGCTAAAGCTGAATTGGACACTGAAAAAGATAAGCTTATTAGTCAAAAAGAAGAGCTAGAGAATAGTCAGAAAAAATTGAACGGCAAAATTAAAGTGCGGGCTGCTCAAATAAAAAAATTAGAGGCCGAAAAAATCCAGTTCACATCTAAATTGGTAAGCTTGCAACAAATGGAATCGACGCTTCAAGAACAAGAAAAATCAATTCAAGCAGAGATTGAAGCCCAAAGGCTTGAAGAACAAGCTAAAATTCGTACCAAAGAGGCTGCGCGTAAAGCTGCAGAAGCAAAAAGTGCCGAAAAAAATGAAATCAGCGAGAATAAAGCCTCTCTCGAAAAATCACCAAACTCTGAGAAAGTGGTAAACACTTCAAAGACTACGGATTCACTCGCTTCTCCAACAAGTGGCGGAGTTTTTCAACGTCCAACCTCAGGTATCGTAACCCAAGGATGGGGTCCAGCAGGCGGGGCCAATGGCTACAGCTTCCATAATGCACTAGATACAGCTGGACCAGTAGGAACTCCTATTATGGCTGCTCAAACAGGAACTGTAACTCGAGCAGGCTGGGGTGGACCTTATGGAAATCATGTCATCATTACGCATGTCATAGGCGGTCAAGTTTGGACTACCCTTTATGCTCACATGAGCTCATTGTCCGTTTCCGCCGGACAACGTGTGACCCGAGGACAGAACATCGGTGCGATGGGGAGTACCGGAAATTCGACCGGTTCTCATTTACACTTTGAAGTCCATCGAGGAAACTATTCGTACTCAGCTACAAGTGCAGGGAATACAGTCAACCCATCCCAATTTTTCTGA
- a CDS encoding FixH family protein encodes MARFFSLLIVLLVLSGCGSTVSNNGPEVIPELIDVQFKTDPEIVKANEVIELIATVSQGNEKVDDADKVEFEIWKEGQEESQHEKIEANYQQDGLYVISYIFEEPGKYFIYSHTTARSYHSMPKNEILVK; translated from the coding sequence ATGGCAAGGTTTTTTTCACTGTTGATTGTTTTGTTAGTATTATCTGGTTGTGGAAGTACAGTAAGCAATAATGGACCTGAAGTGATTCCAGAATTAATTGATGTACAATTTAAAACAGATCCTGAAATAGTAAAAGCAAACGAAGTTATTGAACTTATAGCAACTGTTTCTCAAGGAAACGAGAAAGTAGACGATGCGGATAAAGTTGAATTCGAGATATGGAAAGAAGGCCAAGAGGAAAGCCAACACGAAAAAATTGAAGCCAATTATCAACAAGACGGACTGTATGTAATTTCTTATATTTTTGAAGAGCCCGGTAAATACTTTATATATTCACATACGACAGCAAGAAGCTATCATTCTATGCCCAAAAACGAAATATTAGTAAAATAA
- a CDS encoding JAB domain-containing protein, whose protein sequence is MELSAIIEVIRIKQEVREEMVALEHAIIHSPDSARQIGSSFIGDDDREVFLVIMLNTKNRVIGVHRAHVGSVNSSVVHPREVFKCAILNNASCLIVCHQHPSGDPTPSREDILVSERLHEAGDLIGIPVLDHLILGADESYVSMKQRGYMG, encoded by the coding sequence ATGGAACTATCCGCCATCATCGAGGTCATTCGTATCAAGCAAGAGGTTCGCGAGGAAATGGTCGCCCTCGAGCACGCCATCATCCACTCGCCGGACAGTGCCCGACAAATCGGGTCATCGTTCATCGGCGACGACGACCGTGAAGTGTTCCTCGTCATCATGCTCAACACGAAGAACCGGGTCATCGGCGTCCACCGGGCGCATGTCGGGAGCGTCAACTCGAGCGTCGTCCACCCGCGGGAGGTCTTTAAATGCGCCATCCTGAACAACGCCTCGTGTCTCATCGTCTGTCATCAGCATCCGAGCGGGGACCCGACCCCGAGCCGGGAGGACATACTCGTCTCCGAACGGTTACATGAGGCGGGTGACCTCATCGGCATCCCGGTGCTCGACCATCTCATCCTCGGTGCGGACGAGTCGTACGTCAGCATGAAACAGCGGGGTTACATGGGTTGA
- a CDS encoding YolD-like family protein, with amino-acid sequence MTMYRDRGELKWIPFLMPEHKALLTKYYKEIQKIEMPDIDEQVLSVYENVLNDAIFSGDLVEVKYVEKREMKRFKGFVHRTNYMERTVELANQRDGIIHVPFEAIIHVEQSMD; translated from the coding sequence ATGACGATGTATCGCGATCGGGGCGAATTGAAATGGATCCCATTCCTCATGCCCGAGCACAAGGCGCTGCTGACGAAGTACTATAAGGAAATCCAAAAGATCGAGATGCCAGATATCGATGAACAGGTCCTATCGGTCTATGAGAATGTGCTGAACGACGCGATCTTCAGCGGAGATTTGGTAGAGGTAAAATATGTGGAGAAGCGGGAGATGAAACGATTCAAGGGTTTTGTGCACCGGACGAACTATATGGAGCGGACCGTCGAGCTGGCCAATCAGCGGGACGGAATCATTCATGTACCGTTCGAGGCAATCATCCACGTGGAACAATCGATGGACTAA